The following are from one region of the Ornithorhynchus anatinus isolate Pmale09 chromosome X1, mOrnAna1.pri.v4, whole genome shotgun sequence genome:
- the LOC103170756 gene encoding uncharacterized protein LOC103170756, producing MESQEQEIEIEYRVGQSFGRFSLRPSRPYTRPKAKTWVVFKIWVRGYPTPEGDSRQDKAKAITMQALAEGLHDLWRKLDGKDFLVETLTSHTLSEEDMNLTGERGGTSKGWGYIVTKEWIEDPSGPRIRDPNVLQSALQSLVESIQDLWNRLDKEEKSKKPSPGDFIVENGSFSKVIPRDLMKWKGERVEASQVGEEGRTREWRVGSNSNRIRGLWMELAPFQALKMDTQDWWHRVVENEQSPWNSVVEMRLFNSVGRADPMKWTGERVGANRSGGGRVTREQRVDTSAHRIYDPEVQQLAADTTERPSLGNRPVSNDSPLKPRSLLEISKYMAIKSLEGVAGRMLNFEPLNGITEGIVPPGWEDTSEAWAHDSLDAGQMQVTPILIEGAFPPKLKQYPLPLGSIEEVVKMIYILENRGYIKPNISPSNAPVWPVKKPDGTWSFSIDYRALNRVTAPLTPVVTTYQELVDKVPGSAAWFSVLNINNWFLSIPLNPTSQPKTAFTWGKQQYCWTRLPQGFLNNVAIFHQAVRDVLAELYPMVAQDKNELLCWGASEEETQKVTRLIIQKLTDAGLKLDGHKVQLVQREVSFLGIKVGPCGWRLGPINV from the coding sequence ATGGAATCTCAGGAGCAGGAGATTGAAATCGAGTACCGCGTGGGGCAAAGTTTTGGCAGGTTTTCATTGCGGCCCTCAAGACCATATACTCGCCCAAAGGCTAAGACATGGGTGGTGTTTAAGATTTGGGTGAGGGGTTACCCCACTCCAGAGGGTGATAGCAGGCAGGATAAGGCTAAAGCAATTACCATGCAGGCTTTGGCCGAGGGCCTACATGATTTGTGGCGTAAATTGGATGGCAAGGACTTTTTGGTGGAAACCCTAACGTCTCACACTTTGTCCGAAGAGGATATGAATTTgacaggggagaggggtggaactAGCAAAGGGTGGGGATATATAGTAACTAAGGAGTGGATAGAGGACCCCAGTGGTCCCAGGATTCGTGACCCAAATGTATTACAATCTGCCTTACAGTCTTTAGTAGAGAGCATTCAAGATTTGTGGAATAGACTAGATAAAGAGGAGAAATCCAAGAAGCCAAGTCCTGGGGACTTCATAGTAGAAAATGGATCATTTTCCAAAGTGATCCCACGTGACCTAAtgaaatggaaaggggagagggtggaagccagccaagtgggggaagaaggaagaactaGAGAGTGGAGAGTGGGGAGCAATTCCAACAGGATTAGAGGCCTATGGATGGAACTAGCTCCCTTTCAGGCTTTAAAAATGGACACTCAGGATTGGTGGCATAGAGTGGTTGAAAATGAGCAAAGTCCTTGGAATTCTGTAGTAGAAATGAGATTatttaacagtgttggtagagctGACCCCATGAAATGGACAGGGGAGAGGGTAGGAGCCAACAGAAGTGGGGGAGGTAGAGTTACGAGGGAGCAGAGAGTGGACACCAGTGCTCACAGGATTTATGACCCAGAGGTGCAACAACTTGCCGCCGACACAACGGAGAGACCAAGCCTAGGAAATAGGCCAGTCTCAAATGATTCCCCTTTAAAGCCACGCTCCCTGCTGGAAATTTCCAAATACATGGCTATTAAATCACTGGAGGGTGTGGCAGGGAGAATGTTGAATTTTGAACCACTGAACGGTATTACAGAGGGAATTGTCCCACCAGGGTGGGAAGACACCTCCGAAGCCTGGGCCCATGATAGTCTGGATGCTGGCCAGATGCAGGTGACCCCCATCCTTATAGAAGGGGCATTTCCCCCTAAGCTTAAACAGTACCCTCTTCCTTTAGGGAGTATTGAGGAAGTGGTTAAGATGATATATATCCTGGAGAATCGAGGATACATAAAGCCGAATATTTCACCCTCTAATGCTCCAGTGTGGCCAGTTAAGAAGCCTGATGGCACATGGAGCTTCAGTATTGATTATCGGGCCTTGAACAGAGTGACAGCTCCATTGACTCCAGTGGTAACCACCTATCAAGAGTTGGTGGATAAGGTCCCAGGGAGTGCGGCCTGGTTCTCAGTACTGAACATTAACAATTGGTTTTTGAGCATACCACTCAACCCCACGAGCCAGCCTAAGACAGCTTTTACTTGGGGGAAGCAGCAATACTGCTGGACTAGGCTGCCTCAGGGATTTCTTAACAATGTGGCCATTTTTCATCAAGCAGTGAGGGATGTTCTTGCAGAGCTCTACCCCATGGTGGCCCAAGATAAGAATGAGCTCCTCTGCTGGGGGGCTTCTGAGGAGGAGACCCAAAAGGTGACCAGGCTCATTATCCAGAAATTGACCGATGCGGGTCTCAAGCTTGATGGACATAAAGTTCAGTTGGTTCAAAGAGAAGTGTCCTTTTTAGGAATCAAGGTTGGGCCTTGTGGATGGAGGCTGGGCCCTATCAATGTTTAA